AGAAAAGATGTAACAAGATCGCTCAGAATTTCCTACCAATAGTCAGAAAATTCCTAAAAGATAATGAAAACCTCGAAGATTTCGTGAAAGTGGCCATAACAGGTAACATAATAGACTTCGGAGCCCTTGGACTCGACTTCAACCATGAAAAAGTTGTTATAGAATCCCTCCATTCCCCTTTAGAAGTCAACCATACCAACATACTCGAAGATGATCTAAAAAAATCCAAAAAAGTGCTCTATCTTGCGGATAATACAGGTGAAATAATATTCGACAGACTACTCATAAAAAAACTCCTAGATTATGACGTGAACATCACAGTTGCTGTTAAAGACAAACCCATACTCAATGATGCTTGCATAGAAGATGCATTGGAAGCGGGACTCAATAAAATCGCGGATATTGTTACAACCGGAACAGATTCAGTGGGTGTAATCTACCATGAATTTTCAAATGAATTCAAAGAAATATTTGACAATTCC
This DNA window, taken from Methanothermobacter tenebrarum, encodes the following:
- a CDS encoding DUF89 domain-containing protein; translation: MRVYYECAPCFLRQAREALDLAIDDEKLKFKIMKKIINLLDSKFKEGAISNEIGTTIHRLIKEMTGNNDPYAYEKKRCNKIAQNFLPIVRKFLKDNENLEDFVKVAITGNIIDFGALGLDFNHEKVVIESLHSPLEVNHTNILEDDLKKSKKVLYLADNTGEIIFDRLLIKKLLDYDVNITVAVKDKPILNDACIEDALEAGLNKIADIVTTGTDSVGVIYHEFSNEFKEIFDNSQIIIAKGLGNYEGLTEAPLDNKSVFCLLNAKCTAIAKDIGVKVGSNVMIKIN